One window from the genome of Leishmania panamensis strain MHOM/PA/94/PSC-1 chromosome 13 sequence encodes:
- a CDS encoding hypothetical protein (TriTrypDB/GeneDB-style sysID: LpmP.13.1420), with protein MEQSAPSPPTSPSSSSVAPPTWSTGHAVTSSSRCCTAYRGRYVVYAATDNCVAFIDTVEEHPSNLPAEARWRHSMRLTILASPSECISFLAGHPEKDIICVGTVRHGLYVTSLTNPVLTEATKLPRSVTGDCTYGAAFLFTEEVNYLAFSSLLHSRPFDQTPNRLSLWNIDTKALLWRGAMEPLQSMCSLVFDLSFAACSAGKVGLFSVQTTAPSTSGNAEAPADVQDSKHRERNRVMVLSRHCSTVEELHGAEYTCCVASPVEGEDTYLALTSSGFLVAFNSSTGSVVRWMDCKVPSATALCCIGKESLMLTGAIARLFQAETWEFQGKVKWQDALATTSIGGGGGGNVVGTTNEAHEDATGAPASGTHVFTSGAGAGNGVLALFLQEGAFALYSMEPKVGTQRMGLHRLSIFTPPPLGPAEPAEVWYMNSALWCWWTPQALMFVSPPGCSLISAFGAISTCATLHPATGAVVLFDTARHALVAYGRGPGIPVELGSATADASERVLSLTSSPTGDVVYALTTSTAAGGTSGYSELRLRRYRCCWAQAPKDGSGSGSRVLQLERIKTAYPASVPASTHALVVYSSCDVASSGPESTATDADRVVAVQRASITALGCSTTTTDRVSAMPTYMHADVIHQVVPCQGGLVVAGAATSAYVQLRGGSRWVMRLLAEPPPAQAVKKESVANLCVVATVTRHRPDIVVVCRGSRLSAWHLKGDSTSLIGTRAVAPSVRAMCSAEDKDNAALHVWTLGSGGFNLYKLGPLHRAAVLRNDAEKLLPPLKVVERKSSSAPLLSTVPPPASSSSQRRPVCNPRAPTASASEMSKTLLETRKQRSTASACAPSSRELSDRFNELTGFYARQKRDSQTSDHPRTPRSAGTSRQSQPSIIAATEPSVLSLQGNGAPAPLATPRDSKVEVPVSPPATTNLAASAVDVSEMTMDSQVLRSAVAAADDAGVDDERCADDEDAASKRGGAGGPAACLDSPRQRRDTQNAFSRPLLDVEDAVVRSSTSSGDAKPSFLPVCLQHKERPSVTVKPHSVPNSSSSSSAATTEQFTVQARHLRESLLHLKELLEHSDLSDSASNASFAVAEEAELDELPALLTAVAAQLQLLQVRRSGERANASATRPFSAADRPKTTPDAYGAVAAELSRIKAQNARLEEQNRIIITQLRGGPH; from the coding sequence ATGGAGCAAtcggcgccatcgccgcctaCGTCTCCATCGTCATCCTCGGTTGCGCCGCCGACGTGGAGCACTGGCCACGCCGTCACCTCGTcgtcgcggtgctgcacagcgtACCGTGGCCGCTATGTCGTGtacgccgccaccgacaaCTGCGTCGCTTTTATCGACACAGTTGAGGAGCACCCGAGTAATCTTCCTGCGGAGGCGCGCTGGCGACACTCGATGCGCTTGACCATCCTCGCCTCTCCAAGCGAGTGTATCAGTTTTCTTGCTGGGCACCCTGAGAAGGACATTATATGTGTCGGCACGGTCCGTCACGGCCTTTACGTCACTTCTCTCACGAATCCTGTACTGACGGAGGCAACAAAGCTACCGCGCTCAGTGACCGGTGACTGCACATACGGTGccgctttccttttcacgGAAGAAGTGAACTATTTGGCAttctcgtcgctgctgcacagtcGACCGTTTGACCAAACACCGAACCGGCTCTCGCTTTGGAATATCGACACGAAGGCGCTTCTCTGGCGTGGTGCCATGGAACCCCTGCAGAGTATGTGCAGTCTCGTCTTCGacctctccttcgctgcctgTAGCGCTGGAAAGGTTGGCTTGTTTAGCGTGCAGACCACAGCCCCTTCCACTTCTGGCAACGCAGAGGCACCGGCTGACGTTCAGGATTCCAAGCACAGAGAGCGCAATCGCGTGATGGTGCTGAGTCGACACTGCAGCACCGTAGAGGAACTGCACGGCGCTGAATACACGTGTTGCGTGGCGAGTCCggtggaaggagaggatACCTACCTGGCGCTGACAAGCAGCGGCTTTCTGGTTGCCTTCAACAGCTCTACTGGATCAGTGGTGCGATGGATGGACTGCAAGGTACCATCCGCCACGGCGCTGTGTTGTATTGGTAAGGAGAGCCTCATGCTGACCGGTGCCATCGCGCGCCTCTTTCAGGCGGAGACGTGGGAGTTCCAGGGCAAAGTGAAGTGGCAGGACGCCCTCGCTACCACCTCTAtaggcggaggtggcggcggcaatgtAGTCGGTACGACCAATGAGGCCCACGAGGACGCCACTGGTGCTCCTGCGAGCGGAACTCATGTCTTCACAAGTGGGGCCGGCGCAGGCAATGGCGTGCTagccctcttcctccaaGAAGGTGCGTTTGCTCTCTACTCGATGGAGCCGAAGGTGGGCACGCAGCGTATGGGACTGCATCGCCTTTCCATCTTCACGCCGCCACCCTTGGGGCCCGCGGAGCCGGCTGAGGTCTGGTACATGAACTCAGCACTCTGGTGCTGGTGGACCCCACAGGCGCTCATGTTTGTCTCCCCTCCTGGCTGCTCACTGATCAGCGCTTTTGGCGCCATTTCTACCTGCGCGACGCTGCATCCTGCCActggtgctgtggtgctgttCGACACGGCGCGCCACGCTCTCGTTGCTTACGGTCGTGGACCAGGGATACCTGTGGAGCTGGGCAGTGCAACTGCGGACGCAAGTGAACGCGTCCTCAGCCTTACCAGCTCTCCCACCGGCGATGTCGTGTATGCGCTGACGACGTCGACAGCCGCAGGGGGGACGAGTGGGTACTCGGAGCTGCGGCTTCGTCGCTACCGATGCTGTTGGGCACAGGCACCGAAGGATGggagcggcagtggcagccgtGTTCTCCAGCTGGAGAGAATCAAGACCGCCTACCCTGCCTCGGTGCCTGCTAGCACGCATGCTTTAGTGGTGTATAGTAGCTGCGATGTAGCCTCATCGGGACCTGAGTCCACAGCCACTGATGCGGACCGAGTCGTGGCGGTACAGCGCGCGTCCATTACCGCGCTCGGCTGTAGTACGACAACGACCGACCGCGTATCCGCCATGCCTACGTATATGCATGCGGATGTCATACACCAAGTGGTACCGTGCCAGGGTGGTCTCGTCGTGGCCGGCGCGGCCACCTCCGCATATGTGCAGCTCAGGGGTGGGTCGAGATGGGTTATGAGGTTGCTCGCAGAgccaccacctgcacagGCGGTGAAGAAAGAAAGCGTTGCAAACTTGTGTGTAGTGGCCACTGTGACGAGGCACCGGCCGGATATCGTGGTGGTCTGCCGTGGGTCGCGTCTCTCGGCATGGCATCTGAAAGGCGACAGCACCTCACTGATCGGCACGCGGGCTGTTGCGCCTTCGGTTCGTGCGATGTGCAGTGCTGAGGACAAGGATaacgcggcgctgcatgtGTGGACGCTCGGATCTGGAGGTTTCAACCTGTACAAGCTCGGGCCACTGCATCGGGCTGCAGTGCTTCGCAACGACGCAGAGAAGCTGCTTCCACCCCTTAAAGTagtggagagaaagagcagctcAGCTCCCTTGCTGTCAACAGTTCCACCGCCTGCGTCATCATCGTCACAGCGGCGCCCCGTCTGTAACCCACGCGCACCTACCGCATCGGCAAGCGAGATGTCTAAAACACTGCTGGAGacccgcaagcagcgcagcaccgcatccgCATGCGCCCCGTCCAGCCGCGAACTCAGTGACCGCTTTAACGAGCTGACCGGATTCTACGCACGTCAGAAGCGCGACAGTCAGACGAGCGATCACCCGCGCACCCCTCGCTCAGCTGGAACCTCTCGGCAGTCCCAGCCTTCCATCATCGCAGCCACAGAGCCGAGCGTCCTCTCCTTGCAAGGCAAcggtgcaccagcgccgttgGCCACGCCTCGCGACAGCAAAGTAGAGGTCCCGGTGAGCCCTCCGGCTACCACAAACTTGGCTGCCTCGGCGGTTGATGTGTCGGAGATGACCATGGACTCCCAGGTGCTCCGAtccgcggtggcagcggcagatgaCGCAGGCGTCGATGATGAACGTTGTGCCGACGATGAAGACGCAGCCtcaaagagagggggtgctGGCGGCCCTGCCGCGTGCCTTGATAGcccacggcagcggcgggaCACACAGAATGCTTTTTCACGGCCTCTGCTGGATGTAGAGGACGCCGTCGTGCGCAGCTCTACCAGCAGTGGAGACGCAAagccctccttccttcccGTGTGCTTGCAACACAAAGAGAGGCCGTCGGTGACTGTGAAGCCGCACAGTGTccccaacagcagcagcagcagctccgcggcgacgacggagCAGTTCACTGTGCAAGCCCGCCACCTTCGCGAATCTCTGCTACACCTAAAAGAGTTGCTGGAGCATAGCGACCTGTCAGACTCCGCAAGCAACGCATCCTTTGCCGTGGCCGAGGAAGCGGAACTCGATGAACTTCCCGCCCTTCTCACGGCagtcgcggcgcagctgcagctgctccaggtCCGGCGATCAGGTGAGCGTGCGAATGCGAGCGCTACCAGGCCATTCTCTGCCGCTGATAGACCAAAGACCACGCCCGACGCGTACGGGGCGGTAGCGGCTGAGCTTTCTCGCATAAAGGCGCAGAACGCGCGGCTGGAAGAACAGAACCGCATTATCATCACTCAACTGCGCGGTGGGCCGCACTAA
- a CDS encoding ras-like small GTPase, putative (TriTrypDB/GeneDB-style sysID: LpmP.13.1430), with amino-acid sequence MDQKQMQKLLLMGPGGAGKTCMRSIIFDNYLPRDALRLGITISLDQSQVHILRNLFLNLWDCGGQHRYVTEYLNRQKEYIFRYVGVMLFVFDINSMCRDSHGGLGGAGGIGSEGSNATTDWKLPEMLEYFREAMRFIRQYSPKAKVFVLLHKIDLIHKDIREEIFQARKQEIVNCIDPGDGMDIEFFSTSIWSDSLYLAYSSVVRSLVPHRDILVDTMRSIAMACDAAEVALYERSTFLCLAHINRNTTADGSTALFLQGDGKLRTTEVSETVKHFKLSCINNTTSLCGLSIATKTFTALLCPFTECTYVLVVSVDPTVNVELHRLNVNAARRRFEEFLDSDEPTACAMREVL; translated from the coding sequence ATGGACCAGAAGCAAATGCAGAAGCTGCTCCTAATGGGGCCTGGCGGAGCCGGAAAGACGTGCATGCGCAGTATAATCTTCGATAACTACCTCCCTCGCGACGCGCTGAGACTTGGCATCACCATCTCTCTCGACCAGAGTCAGGTGCACATACTGCGGAACCTCTTTTTGAATCTCTGGGACTGTGGCGGCCAGCACCGCTACGTCACGGAGTACCTGAACCGCCAAAAGGAGTACATCTTCCGCTACGTCGGCGTCATGCTCTTTGTGTTCGACATCAACAGCATGTGCCGCGATAGCCACGGTGGGCtgggcggtgctggtggcatTGGTAGCGagggcagcaacgccacGACGGACTGGAAGCTGCCGGAGATGCTGGAGTACTTCCGTGAGGCGATGCGTTTTATTCGTCAATACAGTCCGAAGGCAAAGGTATTCGTTCTCCTGCACAAGATTGATCTTATTCACAAGGATATCCGCGAGGAGATTTTTCAGGCACGCAAGCAAGAGATCGTGAACTGCATTGACCCCGGTGACGGCATGGACATCGAGTTTTTCAGCACGAGCATCTGGTCCGATTCACTTTATTTGGCCTACAGCTCAGTGGTACGTTCGCTAGTGCCGCACCGTGACATTTTGGTGGACACAATGCGGAGCATCGCGATGGCGTGCGACGCTGCCGAGGTGGCGCTGTACGAGCGGAGCACTTTTTTATGCCTGGCGCACATCAATcgcaacaccaccgctgatGGCTCCACGGCGCTGTTCCTCCAGGGTGATGGGAAGCTGCGCACGACGGAGGTGAGTGAGACGGTGAAGCACTTCAAGCTGAGCTGCATTAACAACACAACCAGCCTATGCGGCCTTAGCATCGCCACGAAGACGTTCACAGCTCTCTTGTGCCCCTTTACGGAGTGCACGTACGTGTTAGTCGTCTCGGTAGACCCGACGGTGAACGtggagctgcaccgcctcaACGTGAACGCCGCACGACGACGCTTTGAGGAGTTCCTTGACTCCGACGAGCCTACAGCATGTGCGATGCGTGAGGTTCTgtaa
- a CDS encoding phosphoprotein phosphatase-like protein (TriTrypDB/GeneDB-style sysID: LpmP.13.1440), translated as MAADVEYYLTNTSHHIQIIASPSVMYSSNKPATNAYATTSSFRELPVSSASQEALLAVYSPPIQTTDVEGCLNVSSCLSSINRPCQVDAVALSPTSNCLRKVLDNADEMFLSRVLTLEDSRHDGGTNTPLGISECSSTNADDLKKDNLPLRNSGKTKDEKRFFSSTPRSGEFVPLIEWLLRRGERGDVGAPAASQEDGGECTQAHFFSEDYLMRLCAAATAVLEKEPAVLELEVLEHDTLVVVGDIHGQFQDLYTSVLCLQYDRHQCNLDGRDRRFLFMGDYVDRGPHSLQVVLLLLALKVEYPTLVYLMRGNHEEERTSRVYGFLTEVTSSLGAATGAAVWSAVNKVFLDLPLAAIVQSLYMRFFVTHGGLSPTLQKVDDISRIDRRNYSCGNITADEDDIITGLLWSDPCSDAGCFARSSRGCGWGFGPTASSTFCKKNELNFICRAHQLTMDGYFWTHNDRVVTVFSAPNYCGVNNNRGAVMVVSGEASRPFFHQYECYEERDYSCPHLSFHISSYFN; from the coding sequence ATGGCGGCAGATGTGGAGTACTACCTGACCAACACTAGCCACCACATCCAAATCATTGCCTCTCCTTCCGTGATgtacagcagcaacaaacCTGCGACCAACGCCTACGCCACCACGAGTAGCTTTCGTGAGCTGCCAGTGTCCAGTGCTTCTCAGGAGGCTCTGCTCGCTGTGTATTCACCGCCCATCCAGACCACCGATGTCGAGGGTTGCCTCAACGTCTCAAGCTGCTTGAGCAGCATCAATAGGCCATGCCAGGTGGATGCTGTTGCCCTGAGCCCAACCTCCAACTGCCTTCGGAAGGTGTTAGACAACGCCGACGAGATGTTCTTATCACGCGTGCTAACACTTGAAGATAGCCGCCACGACGGCGGTACCAACACCCCGCTAGGTATCTCGGAGTGCTCGTCAACGAATGCTGACGACCTAAAGAAGGATAACCTACCCCTTCGCAACAGCGGAAAAACGAAGGATGAGAAgcgtttcttctcttcgacGCCGCGCAGCGGGGAGTTTGTGCCGCTGATtgagtggctgctgcgccgcggcgagcGCGGCGACGTCGGTGCACCGGCGGCATCGcaggaggacggcggcgagTGCACGCAGGCTCACTTCTTCAGCGAGGACTACCTCATGAGGTtgtgcgccgcggcgacggcggtgctggagaaggagccagcggtgctggagtTGGAGGTACTGGAACACGAcacgctggtggtggtgggcgacATCCATGGCCAGTTCCAGGACCTCTACACGAGCGTGCTCTGCCTGCAGTACGACCGGCACCAGTGCAACCTGGACGGACGCGACCGCCGCTTCCTGTTCATGGGCGACTACGTGGACCGCGGCCCGCACAGCctgcaggtggtgctgctgctgctggcgctgaaAGTGGAGTACCCGACGCTGGTGTACCTGATGCGTGGCAaccacgaggaggagaggacgtCGCGGGTGTACGGCTTCCTGACGGAGGTGACGTCGTCGCTCGGCGCCGCAaccggcgcggcggtgtggaGCGCCGTGAACAAGGTGTTCCTCGACCTGCCGCTGGCTGCTATCGTGCAGTCACTGTATATGCGCTTCTTTGTTACTCACGGCGGCCTCTCGCCAACCTTGCAGAAGGTGGATGATATCTCGAGGATCGATCGGCGCAACTACAGCTGCGGCAACATCACTGCTGATGAGGATGACATTATCACGGGCCTTCTCTGGTCTGATCCCTGCTCGGACGCAGGCTGCTTTGCCCGTAGCtcgcgtgggtgtgggtggggctTCGGCCCTACCGCTTCGAGCACTTTCTGTAAGAAAAACGAACTGAACTTCATCTGCCGCGCACATCAGCTGACGATGGACGGGTATTTCTGGACGCACAACGACCGCGTCGTGACGGTGTTCTCCGCCCCCAATTACTGCGGCGTCAACAATAACCGTGGCGCCGTCATGGTTGTGTCCGGAGAAGCAAGCAGGCCGTTCTTCCATCAGTACGAGTGCTACGAGGAGAGGGACTATTCGTGCCCGCACTTGAGCTTCCACATCTCCTCCTATTTTAACTAA